A genomic stretch from Sulfobacillus thermosulfidooxidans includes:
- a CDS encoding integrase core domain-containing protein, whose protein sequence is MGPRPWPAFNYLHDYFSLREARQGLDRYFPFDNHDRPHQALGYRMPAERYPLHGTADSGPP, encoded by the coding sequence ATGGGGCCTCGTCCCTGGCCAGCATTTAACTACCTGCACGACTATTTCTCGCTGCGGGAAGCGCGCCAAGGGTTGGATCGCTACTTCCCGTTTGACAACCACGATCGCCCCCATCAGGCATTAGGCTACCGAATGCCTGCCGAGCGGTACCCGCTTCACGGAACCGCCGATAGCGGTCCCCCCTAG
- a CDS encoding helix-turn-helix domain-containing protein — protein sequence MITSQIMGHSYVNVRFRHIPSFNRQLITMTDMLMAELSEPRPGQRVMLEHLAWQFFIVTVRETQWHGLDSELKVNKPGIEKALSMMRDGYRDHLKLDNIAQSTDMSKFSMIHHFKEITGLTPYEWLQQYRLARACDELLNTRRTVLDIALDHGFRSISSFNRIFRRTYGLSPAEWRQLHQKNVYSNNDHNAET from the coding sequence GTGATAACATCGCAGATTATGGGTCACTCTTATGTTAATGTGCGATTTCGCCATATACCGTCATTTAATAGACAACTCATCACAATGACCGATATGTTAATGGCGGAATTGAGTGAACCCCGTCCGGGACAACGCGTTATGCTAGAACATTTGGCATGGCAATTTTTCATAGTGACAGTGCGAGAAACTCAGTGGCATGGGCTTGATAGTGAGTTAAAGGTTAATAAGCCGGGCATTGAGAAGGCCCTTTCCATGATGAGAGATGGCTATCGTGATCATTTGAAGCTCGATAATATTGCCCAATCAACTGACATGAGCAAGTTCTCGATGATTCATCATTTTAAAGAAATTACAGGACTTACACCTTATGAATGGCTTCAACAATATCGACTTGCCCGTGCTTGCGATGAATTGCTGAATACACGACGGACGGTATTAGATATCGCGTTGGACCACGGCTTTAGGAGCATATCATCGTTCAATCGGATATTTCGCAGAACTTATGGGTTGTCGCCGGCTGAGTGGCGGCAACTTCACCAAAAGAACGTATATTCCAACAATGATCATAATGCTGAGACCTGA
- a CDS encoding RNA-directed DNA polymerase — MKLNADSVTWAFSHLVNFNDSDLFPKPVELDIVAQYAESTSIISGLDLENLDPNPHRRFIVPKDDLSYRIATQLDPLDSVILAALIYQFGQNIEDRRRSISERFVFSHRFKPDDKGNFYDDSQSWNAFWAQCLSYSRSHSYAVVMDIADFYNQIYHHVIENQLINSEFPNQAVRWLLHLIKSTTAQVSRGIPVGPHSAHMLAEASMIPVDNSLAARGYIFCRYVDDIIVFCNSEMEAKEVVLEMANILDKQQKLLLQRQKTKIESQSEFQQRCAKMLEDRPINDLEKNLLEIFKKYTRNNPYRRLRVSDLSSNDLKAFDKASIEKILSEYLEPREPDYIRLRWFIRRLAQVGHPAAVDYCIKHMDSMAPAMNEIANYFVSVGGYQGDWLSIGEELLALLDHPLIKKNDYLQLSVLSLFNRRVEVNHFDKLIRKADSSIAKRELILSAWKNNYADWIREQKENFPSMDPWTKRAFLVAAQTLPAEERGFFYRSVHPDTLDNIIIKWIKQS, encoded by the coding sequence ATGAAACTTAACGCAGATTCTGTAACTTGGGCTTTCAGTCATCTCGTAAATTTTAATGATTCTGATTTGTTTCCCAAGCCTGTGGAACTGGATATCGTGGCGCAATATGCCGAATCTACCAGCATTATTTCGGGATTAGACCTGGAAAATTTGGATCCTAATCCACATCGAAGATTTATCGTACCGAAGGATGACCTGTCCTATAGAATAGCAACGCAGTTAGACCCTTTGGATAGTGTGATTTTGGCTGCCCTCATTTATCAGTTTGGACAAAATATTGAAGACAGGAGAAGGTCGATATCTGAAAGATTCGTATTTAGCCACCGATTTAAGCCAGATGATAAGGGAAATTTTTATGATGACTCGCAGTCTTGGAACGCGTTTTGGGCACAATGTTTGAGCTATTCCAGGTCACATTCCTATGCCGTTGTAATGGATATTGCCGATTTCTACAATCAAATCTACCACCATGTTATCGAGAACCAATTAATCAACAGTGAGTTCCCTAACCAAGCAGTGAGATGGCTGTTGCATCTCATAAAAAGTACCACTGCCCAAGTATCAAGGGGGATTCCCGTTGGACCTCATTCCGCTCATATGCTGGCCGAAGCGTCCATGATTCCTGTTGACAACAGCCTTGCTGCGCGGGGCTACATTTTTTGTAGATACGTTGATGATATTATCGTCTTTTGTAACAGCGAGATGGAGGCAAAAGAAGTGGTGCTGGAAATGGCTAATATTCTTGATAAGCAGCAGAAATTGCTGTTACAAAGGCAAAAAACTAAGATAGAAAGCCAATCAGAGTTTCAGCAACGTTGTGCCAAAATGCTTGAAGACAGACCGATTAACGACTTAGAGAAGAATCTGCTCGAGATCTTCAAAAAGTATACTCGCAACAATCCGTATCGGAGATTACGGGTCAGCGATTTGTCCTCTAATGACTTAAAAGCGTTCGATAAGGCAAGTATTGAAAAAATCTTGAGTGAATATCTTGAACCGCGTGAGCCAGATTATATTCGACTCAGGTGGTTCATCAGACGTCTGGCTCAAGTTGGCCACCCGGCAGCCGTCGATTATTGCATCAAACACATGGACTCCATGGCTCCAGCCATGAATGAAATAGCCAACTATTTTGTATCAGTAGGTGGTTATCAAGGAGATTGGCTGTCCATTGGAGAGGAACTTTTAGCGTTATTGGATCACCCATTAATCAAGAAAAATGACTATCTTCAACTGTCTGTTCTTTCGCTTTTCAACAGAAGGGTTGAAGTAAATCACTTCGATAAATTGATTCGCAAAGCTGACTCGTCCATTGCCAAACGAGAGCTAATATTGTCCGCATGGAAGAACAACTACGCGGATTGGATCAGAGAACAAAAAGAAAACTTCCCAAGTATGGATCCGTGGACGAAACGAGCTTTTTTAGTGGCGGCCCAAACTCTTCCTGCCGAGGAGAGAGGATTTTTTTATCGTTCGGTGCATCCTGACACCTTAGATAACATCATAATAAAATGGATTAAACAGTCCTAA
- the msrB gene encoding peptide-methionine (R)-S-oxide reductase MsrB, whose amino-acid sequence MDKEPLRYQLTPLQFEVTQHAATEPPFHNAYWDNHDEGIYVDIISGVPLFSSRDKYDSGCGWPSFTRPLNPQEIEEKPDFSHGMIRTEVRSHTADSHLGHVFNDGPPDKGGLRYCINSAALRFIPKDDMEKEGYGDYLYLFDDSNPD is encoded by the coding sequence ATGGATAAGGAACCGTTACGGTATCAATTAACCCCCTTGCAATTTGAGGTCACTCAACATGCCGCGACTGAGCCCCCATTTCACAATGCTTATTGGGACAATCATGACGAGGGGATTTATGTCGACATCATTTCAGGAGTTCCGCTATTCTCATCTCGTGACAAATATGATAGTGGATGTGGCTGGCCCAGTTTTACTCGCCCTCTTAATCCGCAAGAAATTGAAGAAAAGCCAGACTTCAGCCATGGCATGATTCGTACCGAGGTGCGCAGTCATACGGCTGATTCGCATTTAGGACACGTTTTTAACGATGGGCCACCTGATAAGGGCGGATTACGCTACTGCATCAATTCAGCCGCTCTGCGGTTTATTCCCAAGGATGATATGGAAAAAGAAGGATACGGAGATTACCTTTATCTATTTGACGACTCGAATCCTGACTAA
- a CDS encoding aspartyl-phosphate phosphatase Spo0E family protein, with the protein MTATECQQILRRIAALRQQLLDVASDSDMLTDPQVIACSQALDRVIEEWYLKSSYDCERQIRLSS; encoded by the coding sequence GTGACAGCAACTGAGTGCCAGCAAATTTTGCGGCGAATTGCAGCTCTTCGACAACAGTTATTGGATGTCGCATCAGATTCTGACATGTTGACAGATCCGCAAGTGATTGCGTGCTCACAAGCCTTAGACCGTGTGATAGAAGAATGGTATCTGAAATCGTCTTATGACTGTGAAAGGCAGATACGTTTATCGTCATAA
- a CDS encoding GNAT family N-acetyltransferase: MWTIRLIDKKDAGKFMDLQNALDQETRYMLMEPGELSDSVVEWEKRILPFIDQPQNVFWVVENTDGALVGFLRARGHTPRRLAHSALIVIGIRQAYWGQGIGTQLFQKVEAWAKERGIHRLELEVMVSNRRALGLYHKMGFVVEGLRRHAIRYADGQFVDEYMMAKLLD, translated from the coding sequence GTGTGGACAATTCGGCTGATTGACAAGAAGGATGCCGGAAAATTCATGGATTTGCAAAACGCGTTGGACCAAGAGACACGGTATATGTTAATGGAGCCTGGTGAACTTTCAGATAGCGTGGTCGAATGGGAAAAACGTATTTTACCCTTCATTGATCAACCGCAAAATGTCTTTTGGGTTGTCGAGAATACCGATGGCGCATTGGTCGGATTTTTACGTGCTAGGGGTCATACTCCACGTCGCCTGGCGCATTCTGCCTTGATTGTCATTGGCATTCGTCAGGCCTATTGGGGACAGGGCATAGGGACTCAACTATTTCAAAAAGTTGAAGCATGGGCCAAAGAGCGCGGGATTCACCGATTAGAATTAGAAGTCATGGTGTCAAACCGCCGGGCTCTAGGGTTATATCACAAAATGGGCTTTGTGGTTGAAGGATTACGCCGTCATGCCATTCGTTATGCTGATGGACAATTTGTGGATGAGTATATGATGGCCAAATTGCTTGATTAA
- a CDS encoding GerAB/ArcD/ProY family transporter: MPHHAYRTHRIKLSVGLEPMGIFEYATVLIASYVAGGVYVWPRSLCLIAGSNGILALILAGLWGLFILGGVAYWASLTPGKTAYQKLEMTGGRFWSVLIAGMAGILTMTYIAAIGALYITVLTTVVIPGHRAWALGVILMGYIFWLGTRPPISVIRLFTLTIPGLTLLTLITVGLGFENMQFPNALRPHVPVQWANVYEATISGTYFWVPILPLATAVGLVRGRVSSKVMPTTLWTVVIQIFLLLLLYGLAVVTLGPEGVAHATWPIVFVFENIDLSNFFITEIGLGVAIIWTVSFIGFIAWHVWHQSLLIEHLWRRRPGGFNPFVVALIIAAAAIAVLRLSLNPETLEAFLLDTLAPINFWFSTLWVSIVVILTLRKRRHLHHVPHSQSDV; encoded by the coding sequence TTGCCGCATCACGCCTACCGCACGCACCGGATAAAGTTGTCGGTGGGTCTCGAACCCATGGGTATTTTTGAATATGCGACCGTGTTGATTGCAAGCTATGTGGCGGGAGGAGTGTACGTCTGGCCCAGGAGTCTTTGTCTCATCGCTGGGTCCAACGGCATATTAGCGTTAATTCTAGCAGGATTGTGGGGACTCTTCATTTTGGGAGGTGTGGCCTATTGGGCTTCTTTAACACCGGGAAAGACCGCCTATCAAAAACTCGAAATGACGGGGGGGAGATTTTGGAGTGTCCTGATTGCCGGGATGGCCGGAATATTAACGATGACCTATATTGCGGCCATCGGGGCCTTATATATTACCGTCTTAACGACGGTCGTGATTCCGGGACACCGGGCATGGGCATTAGGCGTTATTTTGATGGGATATATTTTTTGGTTAGGAACGCGGCCTCCGATCTCGGTGATTCGATTGTTTACCTTAACGATTCCCGGTTTGACGCTGTTAACGTTGATTACGGTGGGATTAGGTTTTGAAAATATGCAATTTCCCAACGCCTTACGCCCGCATGTCCCGGTTCAATGGGCCAATGTGTACGAGGCCACCATTTCCGGCACTTATTTTTGGGTACCGATCCTGCCCCTGGCGACGGCTGTCGGTTTGGTGCGAGGACGGGTCTCGTCGAAAGTGATGCCGACTACGTTATGGACTGTGGTGATACAAATTTTTCTCTTACTCCTCTTATATGGACTCGCGGTGGTGACCCTTGGACCTGAAGGGGTAGCCCATGCCACCTGGCCCATAGTGTTTGTGTTTGAGAATATTGACCTATCGAACTTCTTTATAACCGAAATTGGATTAGGTGTGGCCATTATTTGGACCGTAAGCTTTATTGGTTTTATTGCTTGGCATGTCTGGCACCAGTCGCTTTTGATTGAGCATCTGTGGAGAAGAAGACCTGGGGGTTTCAACCCATTTGTTGTCGCGTTGATCATTGCGGCCGCCGCCATAGCGGTATTGCGTCTTAGTTTGAATCCCGAGACTTTAGAGGCTTTTTTACTCGATACTCTGGCACCCATTAATTTTTGGTTTAGTACTCTTTGGGTTAGTATCGTCGTGATTCTTACGCTGCGGAAACGCCGGCATCTCCACCATGTCCCGCATTCCCAGTCAGATGTCTAG
- a CDS encoding NAD(P)/FAD-dependent oxidoreductase produces MADNAEVIIIGAGLIGLSIAYHLASKGISNVVVIEKESLWGHGSSGRSAGGIRLEFSHPSAVKFSQYGLEMFRHFEELFGISASFNPCGYLFLTRDPGKWNVMQNLSFMQQSLGVPVTCLSPQEVSYRFPYVQIPDLVGATFCPDDGVADPGAVLYGFAKRAMDLGVTIRLGEQVTGILVHHDQIAGVKTSKGMISGRVVVNAAGPYARSVGHMVGVEIPVHPYRRNIYVTTPFMKLPQNMPMTLDLETTSYLRRDGDSILLGMSDPDEPSSYHTETDHQALEKLIETLLHWVPILADASILRGWAGLYEVSPDDTAIIGEVEGISGFYCANGFSGHGFMHSPAAGRVIAELITGEEPFVDLKPFLLKRFTDNQPTTETFVI; encoded by the coding sequence ATGGCGGATAACGCGGAAGTGATTATTATCGGGGCTGGACTTATTGGCTTATCCATTGCGTATCATTTGGCCAGCAAAGGAATTTCCAATGTGGTAGTAATTGAGAAAGAGTCTCTATGGGGCCACGGCTCGTCAGGGCGCAGTGCCGGTGGGATACGTCTTGAATTTTCTCACCCGAGCGCCGTCAAATTTTCTCAGTATGGCCTCGAAATGTTTCGCCATTTTGAAGAACTGTTCGGCATTTCTGCCTCGTTCAATCCATGCGGTTATCTGTTTTTGACCCGAGACCCCGGCAAGTGGAACGTGATGCAAAATTTATCCTTCATGCAGCAGTCTTTGGGTGTCCCTGTAACGTGCTTGTCGCCTCAAGAGGTGTCTTACCGGTTTCCGTATGTGCAAATACCAGACCTCGTAGGGGCAACGTTTTGTCCAGATGATGGTGTTGCTGATCCGGGAGCGGTCCTTTACGGGTTTGCCAAACGGGCTATGGACCTCGGCGTCACGATTCGGCTCGGCGAACAAGTGACCGGGATTCTCGTGCACCATGATCAAATCGCCGGGGTAAAAACTAGCAAGGGGATGATTAGTGGACGGGTGGTGGTTAATGCCGCAGGACCTTACGCCAGATCGGTAGGTCACATGGTTGGCGTGGAGATCCCTGTGCATCCTTACCGCCGCAATATTTATGTCACTACGCCCTTTATGAAACTTCCCCAAAATATGCCCATGACCTTGGACTTGGAGACTACCTCTTATCTTCGTCGCGATGGCGACAGCATCTTATTGGGCATGTCCGACCCCGATGAACCGAGTAGTTATCATACCGAAACCGATCATCAGGCCTTGGAAAAACTGATTGAAACCCTGTTGCACTGGGTTCCCATTTTGGCGGATGCCTCCATTTTGCGCGGTTGGGCCGGATTATATGAAGTGTCCCCGGATGACACGGCAATTATCGGTGAGGTAGAGGGCATCTCAGGCTTTTATTGTGCTAATGGCTTTAGCGGCCATGGTTTTATGCATTCTCCCGCGGCAGGCCGGGTTATTGCCGAGTTGATTACGGGGGAAGAGCCTTTCGTGGATCTGAAACCTTTTCTCCTCAAGCGATTTACGGACAATCAGCCCACAACGGAGACATTTGTGATTTAA
- a CDS encoding ornithine cyclodeaminase family protein, whose product MWLGAKDLEALLDDEILRRHVAMRLTAPLAGEPVRVVQSDDKGHLILMAASWQDLSLSVVKVLYERPDNKSRGKGKPVLNGTVSIYRDDGEVIAVADGAAFTGLRTAAIAALATQWLSVSHSCQCIIGAGFEAYYHAKALSCLPGVQTIRLWNRTPEAAYALQERLCSLPRFSHLSVTVHRAIEEALADADVITTVTSSPTPLLDVRMIKQPVLINAMGAYLPNTRELSSDIVAQATLYADFLPACLREAGDFLIPAGEGLVDLTKIRPLASAPHYGPEQGITVMKSVGSAVFDLACAECLVELIE is encoded by the coding sequence ATGTGGCTTGGAGCTAAGGATCTGGAAGCCCTGCTTGATGACGAGATCTTGCGGCGGCATGTGGCAATGCGACTTACTGCGCCATTAGCCGGAGAACCCGTGCGCGTTGTCCAATCGGATGACAAGGGCCATCTCATTTTAATGGCAGCGAGCTGGCAGGATTTGAGTCTTTCTGTGGTTAAGGTTCTGTATGAGCGGCCAGACAATAAGTCCAGAGGAAAGGGTAAGCCAGTTTTGAACGGAACCGTCAGTATTTACCGTGATGATGGGGAAGTCATTGCCGTGGCTGATGGAGCGGCCTTTACGGGACTACGCACCGCCGCGATCGCAGCACTAGCGACACAGTGGCTAAGTGTATCTCATTCCTGTCAATGTATCATTGGCGCAGGATTTGAGGCCTATTATCACGCCAAAGCGCTTTCTTGTTTGCCTGGTGTTCAGACAATTCGCTTGTGGAACCGGACACCTGAAGCGGCATATGCTCTTCAAGAAAGGTTGTGTTCCCTTCCCCGGTTTTCGCACTTGTCCGTTACCGTCCACAGGGCAATCGAAGAGGCGTTAGCCGATGCAGATGTTATCACGACGGTAACATCCTCGCCAACTCCCTTATTGGACGTACGCATGATTAAACAGCCAGTGCTCATTAACGCCATGGGAGCTTACTTGCCTAACACCCGAGAACTTTCCAGTGATATTGTGGCTCAGGCTACCTTGTATGCTGACTTTCTTCCGGCTTGTCTCAGAGAAGCCGGTGACTTTCTGATTCCTGCTGGGGAGGGCCTTGTGGATTTGACCAAAATACGTCCTTTGGCCAGTGCACCCCATTATGGGCCCGAACAGGGTATTACGGTCATGAAAAGTGTCGGCTCAGCTGTTTTTGATTTGGCCTGTGCGGAATGCTTAGTCGAGTTGATAGAATAA
- a CDS encoding spore germination protein, translating to MEKYLKEQLLKSPDFISRIIKTARGERVLIAYIDGLVDTTMVDQDIISPLLKTTVSSSSWNHESLHTGHVSRESRWEKIWPKLLSGNTILVPEGSAYAWIVDTVKYMQRSIGRPETEASIRGPQEAFNEVVLTQMNQIRRRLRDSRLSFQALQLGHLDHHQVIVAALRGVVNPGLLETVLYRLRRIRIDAVPNATQIGSLIRDHPYSIFPTLRYSEHVDFVVWALEQGKVAVLVDGDPFVIILPATMWDFYKTPMDYNSSWYDASFVRFIRMAGFFVTLYFPSLYIVFTTTNQNLVPYQLLTTIMGSHIGLPFPPVLEAVVMIFVIEIIREAALRLPKALSTVLGTMGAIVVGTAIVKAGFVSNQIIVIMTVTALSFYSVPSYELVGTWRLVNFLLLAASQLWGLFGVLWVSLALIVELDSMVSFGVPYLSPGIPINWRDLKDSIVRLPLALWKRRLSAVRPLRFVWRYPLRGKNMQPRLKRHQVKAR from the coding sequence GTGGAAAAATATTTAAAAGAGCAATTACTAAAAAGTCCAGACTTCATATCGCGCATTATCAAAACCGCACGAGGCGAACGGGTTTTGATAGCGTACATTGACGGACTCGTTGATACCACCATGGTCGATCAAGATATTATTAGTCCTTTATTAAAGACCACGGTTTCCTCATCATCGTGGAATCACGAGTCTTTGCATACCGGACATGTGAGCCGGGAATCGCGGTGGGAGAAAATTTGGCCCAAGTTGTTGTCTGGAAACACCATCTTAGTTCCTGAAGGATCTGCATATGCCTGGATAGTGGATACGGTGAAATATATGCAGCGCTCTATTGGACGTCCCGAAACGGAGGCGTCCATTCGTGGGCCGCAAGAAGCGTTCAATGAGGTGGTCCTCACGCAAATGAATCAGATTCGCCGCCGCCTGCGTGATAGCCGACTCAGCTTCCAAGCGCTGCAATTGGGACATCTTGATCATCATCAGGTCATTGTGGCAGCATTACGCGGCGTGGTCAACCCTGGTTTGTTGGAAACGGTGTTGTACCGCCTAAGGCGCATCCGAATTGATGCAGTACCTAATGCGACCCAAATTGGTAGCCTCATCCGTGACCATCCTTACAGCATCTTTCCGACCTTGCGCTATAGTGAACATGTCGATTTTGTCGTATGGGCGCTAGAACAAGGCAAAGTGGCGGTTCTGGTGGATGGGGATCCTTTTGTGATAATTCTGCCGGCAACGATGTGGGATTTTTATAAAACCCCAATGGATTATAATTCGTCGTGGTATGATGCCTCGTTTGTACGTTTTATTCGGATGGCAGGGTTTTTTGTTACGTTGTATTTTCCGAGCCTTTACATTGTGTTTACGACCACCAATCAAAATTTAGTACCCTACCAGCTTTTGACGACCATCATGGGCAGTCACATTGGCTTGCCCTTCCCTCCTGTTTTAGAAGCGGTGGTCATGATTTTTGTGATTGAGATCATTCGGGAGGCGGCGCTTCGTTTACCCAAGGCATTATCCACCGTTCTTGGCACCATGGGAGCCATTGTGGTGGGGACGGCAATCGTGAAGGCCGGCTTTGTGAGCAATCAAATTATCGTTATTATGACCGTCACCGCGCTCAGTTTTTACTCGGTTCCGAGCTACGAATTAGTCGGGACGTGGCGCCTCGTGAATTTTCTTTTGTTAGCGGCTTCCCAGCTTTGGGGATTATTTGGGGTATTATGGGTGTCATTGGCTTTAATTGTAGAGTTAGACAGCATGGTATCATTTGGCGTGCCTTATTTGTCGCCGGGAATTCCTATCAATTGGCGAGATCTTAAAGACAGTATTGTACGCTTACCCTTGGCCCTTTGGAAACGACGTTTGAGTGCGGTGCGACCCTTACGTTTTGTCTGGCGCTATCCCCTCCGAGGAAAAAATATGCAACCGCGGCTCAAACGCCATCAAGTGAAGGCGCGATGA
- a CDS encoding MFS transporter — protein MTNDENAVYRTDIPARLDRLPWSRWHWLIIISLGITWILDGLEVTIVGSIGSVLQERVGLDLTAGQVGLEAGLYLAGGVSGALVLGYLTDKWGRKRLFLWTLIWYALFTVLSGFSWNFLSFGIFRFLTGVGIGGEYAAINSAIDELIPAYRRGWTDLAINSSWWIGTMIGSVESIILLNPHVVNPYWGWRLTFLLGAILAVAVLLVRKMVPESPRWLLTHGRGQEAERVMNQIERVVVSSTGKTLEKPQWTIDIDPKETTSLRMVARTLFRQYPRRTVLSLSLMITQAFLYNAIFFTESLVLTTFFGVHAADVGYYIFPFAIGNLLGPWLLGPLFDRIGRKPMIAGTYLLSGFLLFISAELFLHHVLTATTITIAWSVIFFFASAGASSAYLTASEVFPIESRAMAIAFVYAIGTLVGGVVAPPIFGALIQTKSVGNVFTGYLVGTSLMALGGVVALWLGVQAERQPLEKVARPLTERVAKSLHSVKNA, from the coding sequence ATGACAAATGATGAAAACGCTGTTTATCGTACGGATATTCCGGCCCGATTAGATCGTTTGCCATGGAGTCGGTGGCATTGGCTGATTATTATTTCGTTAGGCATTACGTGGATTCTTGATGGCCTGGAGGTAACGATTGTCGGTTCGATTGGCTCGGTCTTGCAAGAAAGGGTGGGACTAGACCTGACAGCCGGCCAGGTGGGTTTGGAAGCTGGATTATACTTAGCAGGCGGTGTCAGTGGTGCCTTGGTTCTGGGATACTTAACGGATAAGTGGGGACGAAAACGGTTATTCCTGTGGACTTTAATCTGGTACGCACTTTTTACGGTATTAAGCGGATTCTCATGGAATTTCCTAAGTTTTGGTATTTTCCGGTTTTTAACCGGCGTAGGAATTGGTGGAGAATATGCAGCGATTAATTCGGCCATTGATGAACTGATTCCAGCTTACAGACGTGGATGGACGGATTTAGCCATTAACTCGAGTTGGTGGATTGGCACAATGATAGGAAGCGTGGAAAGTATTATTTTGCTCAATCCCCACGTTGTCAATCCGTATTGGGGATGGCGACTAACCTTTTTGCTTGGCGCAATTTTAGCGGTGGCCGTGTTGTTAGTACGAAAGATGGTTCCCGAAAGTCCCCGGTGGCTTTTAACTCATGGACGCGGACAAGAAGCGGAACGCGTCATGAATCAAATTGAGCGGGTCGTGGTGTCGTCGACCGGTAAAACTCTGGAAAAACCGCAATGGACTATCGATATTGATCCGAAAGAGACCACGTCGCTCCGAATGGTAGCGCGCACCCTCTTTCGGCAGTATCCGCGCCGTACAGTTCTTAGCTTGTCGTTAATGATTACGCAAGCATTTTTGTACAACGCGATATTCTTTACGGAATCGTTAGTTTTAACTACGTTTTTTGGGGTCCACGCGGCAGATGTCGGTTACTACATTTTTCCTTTTGCCATTGGTAATCTTTTGGGACCGTGGCTCCTTGGCCCGTTGTTCGACCGAATAGGCCGCAAGCCAATGATTGCCGGAACCTATTTACTCTCGGGATTCTTACTATTTATATCGGCCGAATTGTTTTTGCACCACGTGTTAACGGCGACGACCATCACCATCGCCTGGTCGGTTATTTTCTTCTTTGCTTCGGCAGGAGCGAGCTCAGCCTATTTAACCGCTAGTGAAGTCTTTCCTATTGAAAGCCGGGCCATGGCCATTGCTTTCGTTTATGCAATCGGAACCCTGGTGGGCGGTGTCGTTGCCCCGCCAATTTTTGGAGCTCTCATTCAAACCAAATCCGTCGGCAATGTGTTTACCGGATATCTTGTGGGAACATCATTAATGGCCCTTGGGGGCGTTGTCGCGTTGTGGCTAGGGGTTCAGGCCGAGCGGCAACCGTTAGAAAAGGTGGCCCGTCCGCTCACGGAAAGGGTGGCCAAATCACTGCATTCCGTCAAGAATGCGTAA
- a CDS encoding DNA topology modulation protein, translating into MKKVLVIGSPGAGKSTLARRLGVITGLPVIHLDRLYFKPGWIETPLSEWIRIQEDLVKQAEWIIDGTYGKTLDIRLRQADTVIFLDVSRYICLWRAMKRIQQHYGDTRGDMAEGCEERLDGEFLRYIWRFPRDQRPRILSQLQQAHLRGSKIIHLRHSSEISHFLESLMTAIEKE; encoded by the coding sequence ATGAAAAAGGTTCTCGTGATTGGATCGCCTGGTGCGGGCAAATCCACCTTGGCCCGGCGTTTAGGCGTTATCACTGGACTTCCCGTTATCCATTTAGACCGCTTATATTTTAAGCCGGGATGGATTGAGACGCCTCTTTCTGAATGGATCCGCATCCAAGAAGACTTAGTCAAGCAGGCGGAATGGATCATCGATGGAACGTATGGGAAAACACTTGATATCCGACTTCGGCAAGCTGACACCGTGATCTTTCTCGATGTTTCTCGCTACATTTGCTTATGGCGTGCGATGAAACGCATACAACAGCACTACGGTGATACCCGAGGTGACATGGCTGAGGGCTGTGAAGAGCGACTTGACGGCGAATTTTTGCGCTATATCTGGCGATTTCCCCGTGATCAGCGTCCCCGAATTCTCAGCCAATTGCAGCAAGCTCACTTACGGGGGAGCAAGATTATCCATCTCCGCCATTCATCCGAGATTTCGCATTTCCTTGAAAGCCTCATGACCGCTATAGAAAAGGAATAA